In a genomic window of Synechococcales cyanobacterium T60_A2020_003:
- a CDS encoding helix-turn-helix domain-containing protein yields the protein MTQLERLQEIGLYLERVRQEQGLPLEEIASHTYIPLRILRAIEAGDDHVLPEPIFIQGFIRRYADALGLDGQAIAQEFPLYAQPLQSECIDDDPLVNQPAPWQFPSLKFLKSLPIDPTKPKLNWPLIGAAAAGVVVLGGILYGLSRGAHQSNAPQSASQPESVATPESRTAAPVSEPEASSPGGESDAVDDAPVPLFAESTGRAIAVPGVGVVEALSKITTAPVQVSIMLNRRSWMQVTVDGESEFEGIMDEGTEQTWLGEEEITVLAGDAGAVMLSANGSESTVMGEDGSIAEVTVTPEDESNRP from the coding sequence ATGACGCAGCTCGAGCGATTGCAAGAAATCGGTCTTTACTTGGAGCGAGTTCGCCAAGAGCAAGGGCTGCCCTTGGAGGAGATTGCGTCGCACACCTATATCCCGCTGCGCATTCTACGCGCTATTGAAGCAGGGGATGACCACGTATTGCCAGAGCCAATATTTATCCAGGGCTTTATCCGTCGCTATGCTGACGCCCTTGGGCTGGATGGGCAGGCGATCGCCCAAGAGTTTCCCCTCTATGCTCAGCCCCTGCAATCTGAATGTATCGACGATGATCCCCTCGTCAATCAGCCTGCACCTTGGCAGTTTCCAAGCCTCAAATTTCTCAAGTCTTTGCCAATTGACCCCACAAAACCTAAACTTAACTGGCCACTCATTGGCGCAGCCGCAGCCGGAGTCGTGGTTCTAGGTGGCATTCTGTATGGATTAAGTCGCGGTGCCCATCAGTCCAATGCGCCTCAGTCGGCATCGCAGCCTGAGTCGGTTGCAACACCAGAGTCGAGAACCGCCGCTCCTGTTTCAGAGCCAGAGGCGTCTTCTCCTGGTGGGGAATCCGATGCCGTTGATGATGCCCCTGTACCGTTATTTGCTGAATCGACCGGGCGGGCGATCGCGGTTCCTGGTGTCGGTGTGGTTGAAGCCTTATCAAAAATAACCACGGCACCCGTTCAGGTGAGCATCATGCTAAATCGGCGGTCTTGGATGCAAGTCACCGTCGATGGCGAGTCTGAGTTTGAAGGCATTATGGACGAAGGCACCGAGCAAACCTGGCTGGGTGAGGAAGAGATCACGGTGCTAGCTGGCGATGCCGGAGCCGTGATGTTATCGGCAAACGGCAGTGAATCGACTGTGATGGGCGAGGATGGCAGTATTGCCGAAGTGACCGTAACACCGGAAGACGAAAGTAATCGTCCTTAA